One window of Flavobacterium dauae genomic DNA carries:
- a CDS encoding DUF2461 domain-containing protein has protein sequence MQNVLDFINKLQQNNNREWFVENKKSFEDAKETASNLFNAVYNELKLTDNLEPLKIYRIYRDVRFSADKTPYKNHFSMYMGRLQPDFRGGYYLHIEPGNSFIGVGFFDPNKEDLLRIRKEIELDDELETILNSKDIKVTFGNLQGDEVKTAPKGFDKNHERIALLKKKQFLLIHKFTDNEVLSPDFYKEAANVFKRSRPFVDYMTDVLLTNLNGERV, from the coding sequence ATGCAAAACGTTTTAGATTTTATAAATAAATTACAGCAAAATAACAACCGCGAATGGTTTGTTGAAAATAAAAAGAGTTTTGAAGATGCTAAAGAAACCGCAAGCAACTTGTTTAATGCTGTTTATAACGAACTAAAGTTAACCGATAATTTAGAGCCTTTAAAGATTTATAGGATCTATCGCGATGTTCGATTTTCTGCCGATAAAACGCCGTACAAAAATCATTTTTCTATGTATATGGGCAGATTACAACCCGATTTTCGTGGCGGATATTACCTTCACATAGAACCAGGAAATTCTTTCATAGGTGTTGGTTTTTTTGATCCGAATAAAGAAGATTTATTGCGTATTCGTAAAGAAATTGAATTAGATGATGAATTGGAAACCATACTAAATTCTAAAGACATAAAAGTTACGTTTGGAAATTTGCAAGGAGACGAAGTTAAAACGGCTCCAAAAGGTTTCGATAAAAATCACGAACGAATTGCCTTATTAAAGAAAAAACAGTTTTTACTGATTCATAAATTTACAGATAACGAAGTTTTAAGTCCAGATTTTTACAAAGAAGCAGCAAATGTTTTTAAAAGATCAAGACCTTTTGTTGATTATATGACCGATGTGCTGTTGACTAATTTGAATGGAGAGCGAGTTTGA
- the pepT gene encoding peptidase T, which translates to MENKQHIINRFISYVTVDTESDPNSDTTPSTKKQWDLANKLVEELKQIGLTEVTIDENAYIMATLPSNVDFEVPTIGFVSHFDTSPDFSGANVKPQLVENYDGGDIVLNEEQNIILSPNYFDDLLQYKGQTLITTDGTTLLGADDKAGICEIVSAMEYLVQHPEIKHGKIRIGFTPDEEIGRGAHKFDVEKFAADWAYTMDGSQIGELEYENFNAAGVKLIFKGKSVHPGYAKGKMINSMLLANKFISKLPSKEVPEKTTGYEGFFHLHNISGSIEETEVQLIIRDHSMKKFKKRKKVIREIVNKFNKKYAAKFGDKIVECEIKDQYYNMKEKVEPVMHIVDIAEQAMKELDIKPIIKPIRGGTDGSQLSYMGLPCPNIFAGGHNFHGKYEYVPVESILKATEVIVKIAEITANRSK; encoded by the coding sequence ATGGAAAATAAACAACATATTATCAACAGATTTATCAGCTATGTAACTGTTGATACAGAATCAGATCCAAACTCTGACACTACTCCATCAACAAAAAAACAATGGGATTTAGCGAACAAACTGGTTGAAGAATTAAAGCAAATAGGTTTAACAGAGGTTACCATTGACGAAAACGCGTACATTATGGCAACTTTGCCAAGCAATGTAGATTTTGAAGTTCCAACCATTGGTTTTGTTTCACACTTTGACACGTCGCCCGATTTTTCAGGTGCAAATGTAAAACCACAACTTGTTGAAAATTACGATGGTGGTGATATTGTTTTAAATGAAGAACAAAATATTATCTTGTCGCCAAATTACTTTGACGATTTATTGCAATATAAAGGACAAACATTAATTACTACCGACGGAACTACGTTATTAGGTGCCGACGATAAAGCGGGAATTTGTGAAATTGTTTCGGCAATGGAATATTTGGTTCAACACCCCGAGATTAAACACGGAAAAATTAGAATTGGATTTACTCCAGATGAAGAAATTGGTCGTGGTGCACATAAATTCGATGTTGAAAAATTTGCAGCAGACTGGGCTTACACAATGGATGGAAGTCAGATTGGTGAATTAGAATACGAAAATTTCAACGCAGCCGGTGTTAAATTGATTTTTAAAGGAAAAAGCGTTCACCCGGGATATGCTAAAGGAAAAATGATTAATTCAATGCTTTTAGCGAATAAATTCATTTCGAAATTACCATCGAAAGAAGTTCCGGAAAAAACAACAGGTTACGAAGGATTTTTTCATTTACACAACATTTCAGGATCGATCGAAGAAACCGAAGTACAATTGATTATTCGCGATCACAGCATGAAGAAATTCAAAAAACGCAAAAAAGTGATTCGTGAAATTGTAAATAAATTTAACAAAAAATATGCCGCTAAATTTGGCGATAAAATTGTTGAATGCGAAATTAAAGATCAATATTACAATATGAAAGAAAAGGTTGAGCCTGTAATGCATATTGTTGATATTGCCGAACAAGCAATGAAAGAATTGGATATTAAGCCAATTATTAAACCAATTCGCGGTGGAACCGACGGTTCACAATTATCGTATATGGGGCTTCCTTGCCCTAATATCTTTGCAGGCGGACATAATTTCCACGGAAAATACGAATACGTTCCGGTTGAAAGCATTTTAAAAGCAACAGAAGTTATTGTTAAAATTGCTGAAATTACTGCAAACAGAAGTAAATAA
- a CDS encoding ArsR family transcriptional regulator: protein MLDSLITSKTRIKLLVKFFITSANSGHLRGLANEFNESTNAIRKELNHLSEAGYLEKKEVSNKIAYRANTQHPMFSLLQQVVHKYLGLDLIVTQVLDRMGTVEKIELLGDYAKGIDSGTVEINISGKDINTEYTESIIPKIEDAIKRKVLFYYNEKDKNGIVLFGE, encoded by the coding sequence ATGTTAGATTCTTTAATTACCTCAAAAACACGCATCAAACTGTTGGTAAAGTTTTTTATAACTTCGGCTAATTCAGGACATTTACGTGGGCTGGCGAATGAATTTAACGAATCGACGAATGCCATTCGCAAAGAACTGAATCATTTGTCAGAAGCAGGTTATCTCGAAAAAAAAGAGGTAAGTAATAAAATAGCTTATCGTGCCAATACACAGCATCCCATGTTTTCGCTATTGCAGCAGGTGGTGCACAAATATTTGGGATTAGATTTAATTGTTACACAGGTATTGGATCGTATGGGAACGGTAGAAAAAATAGAATTGTTAGGCGATTACGCAAAAGGAATAGACAGCGGTACCGTTGAAATAAACATTAGCGGAAAAGACATCAATACAGAATATACCGAAAGTATTATTCCAAAAATAGAAGATGCTATCAAACGCAAAGTACTGTTCTATTACAACGAAAAAGATAAAAACGGTATCGTGTTATTTGGAGAATAA
- the galE gene encoding UDP-glucose 4-epimerase GalE, translating into MKQTKKILVTGGLGYIGSHTVVALQQAGYEVIIIDDLSNADKEFLEKITEITGVKPDFHEIDLKDTEAVFDFFKKEKIDGIIHFAAYKAVGESVQKPLMYYRNNLLGLINLLEAMEKYDVDHFIFSSSCTVYGQADQMPINEKTPLKRPEAPYGKTKHMGEEIIGDFVEAEQKNAIALRYFNPVGAHSSALIGELPNGIPNNLIPYITQTASGIRESLGVFGNDYETRDGTAIRDYIDVNDLADAHVKALNRLLTKENKNALEYFNLGSGTGSTVLEMIEAFEKANNLKVPYEIKDRRAGDIQEAYADYSLAKKELNWEPNTPLGISMKTAWAFECKINETI; encoded by the coding sequence ATGAAACAAACAAAAAAAATACTTGTAACAGGAGGCTTAGGATACATCGGATCACATACCGTAGTGGCTTTGCAGCAGGCTGGTTATGAAGTGATTATTATAGATGATTTGTCGAATGCAGATAAAGAGTTTCTAGAAAAAATTACAGAAATCACGGGAGTGAAACCTGACTTCCATGAAATAGATTTAAAAGATACAGAAGCAGTTTTTGATTTTTTTAAAAAAGAAAAGATCGATGGAATCATTCACTTTGCGGCTTACAAAGCAGTTGGAGAATCGGTTCAAAAACCGTTAATGTATTACAGAAATAATTTGTTAGGTTTGATCAATCTTTTAGAAGCTATGGAAAAATATGATGTTGATCATTTTATTTTTTCCTCTTCGTGTACCGTTTACGGGCAGGCAGATCAAATGCCAATCAATGAAAAAACACCTTTAAAGCGTCCGGAAGCTCCGTATGGAAAAACCAAACACATGGGCGAAGAAATTATTGGAGATTTTGTAGAAGCCGAACAAAAAAATGCCATTGCTTTGCGTTATTTTAATCCGGTGGGAGCTCATTCGTCTGCATTAATAGGCGAATTGCCAAACGGAATTCCCAATAATTTAATTCCGTATATCACCCAAACAGCATCAGGTATCCGTGAAAGTCTGGGAGTTTTTGGAAACGATTATGAAACCCGTGACGGTACAGCCATTCGCGATTATATTGATGTGAATGATCTGGCAGATGCCCATGTAAAAGCGTTAAACCGTTTGTTGACTAAAGAAAACAAAAATGCTTTAGAGTATTTTAATTTGGGCTCCGGTACAGGTTCCACGGTTTTAGAAATGATAGAGGCATTTGAAAAAGCTAATAACTTAAAAGTCCCTTACGAGATTAAAGACCGTAGGGCAGGAGATATACAAGAAGCCTATGCCGATTATTCATTGGCAAAAAAAGAATTGAATTGGGAACCCAATACACCGTTAGGGATATCCATGAAAACCGCTTGGGCATTTGAATGTAAAATAAATGAGACAATTTGA